One part of the Lytechinus pictus isolate F3 Inbred chromosome 3, Lp3.0, whole genome shotgun sequence genome encodes these proteins:
- the LOC129255411 gene encoding poly(rC)-binding protein 3-like → MQSGARINISDGSCPERIVTITGSTVAINSAFELITKKFDEDLSNSVLTSGTPKPPVSLRLIVPTSQCGSLIGKGGAKIKDIRETTSASITVASEMLPSSTERAVTISGTPEAITKAIDQVCCVMLESPPKGATIPYRPKAATAPIIFAGGSQQQAYAVHGNYALAQPDLTKLHHQLALHHQQTPYAIPGQTPFSPAALTQFAAQTAAPPPQVQGQATTQEITIPNHLIGCVIGRGGTKIQEIRQMSGANIKIANSQEGSTDRSVTITGSPESVAVAQCLINTSLELAKGLTFDPSTFATSVTSSSSSKTSPSLVSSPLTSATLSANPLTLLPSTMNNNGTAVGTVTTSAPTHLTIPLNNLLKTVPMLNLEAAGQLAKSTYATKIRASAANSSKKFTPY, encoded by the exons AGTGGAGCAAGGATAAACATTTCCGATGGATCATGTCCTGAGAGAATAGTCACAATAACAGGCTCTACGGTAGCAATAAACTCGGCATTTGAGCTTATCACTAAAAAGTTTGATGAG GACCTTTCAAATTCAGTGTTAACATCCGGTACCCCCAAGCCCCCTGTTTCATTACGTCTTATTGTACCTACAAGTCAGTGTGGTTCCCTCATAGGAAAGGGTGGCGCAAAAATCAAAGATATCAGAGAG ACGACTAGTGCATCAATCACAGTGGCTAGTGAGATGCTACCCAGCTCAACAGAAAGAGCAGTCACAATCTCAGGAACTCCAGAAGCAATAACCAAAGCCATAGACCAAGTTTGCTGCGTCATGCTTGAG TCACCTCCTAAAGGAGCTACCATTCCATACCGTCCAAAGGCTGCTACAGCACCCATCATATTTGCTGGAGGCTCA CAACAACAGGCATATGCTGTCCATGGAAACTACGCTCTTGCCCAACCAGAT TTAACCAAGCTCCACCACCAACTTGCCCTGCACCACCAGCAAACCCCCTACGCAATCCCTGGACAGACCCCATTTTCTCCTGCAG CATTGACACAGTTTGCAGCCCAAACAGCTGCCCCACCTCCACAGGTACAGGGACAAGCCACAACACAAGAAATCACCATTCCAAACCAT CTGATTGGATGTGTCATTGGAAGAGGAGGAACAAAGATTCAAGAAATCAG GCAAATGTCAGGAGCTAACATCAAGATTGCAAACTCACAAGAAGGGAGTACAGACAGATCGGTTACCATCACAGGGTCACCAGAATCCGTTGCTGTAGCACAATGTCTCATCAATACAAG CCTCGAGCTAGCAAAGGGGCTGACCTTCGACCCATCGACCTTTGCTACCAGTGTGACCTCATCCTCGTCCTCCAAAACGTCTCCGTCTCTCGTATCCTCACCTCTGACCTCTGCCACCCTGTCCGCTAACCCCCTCACCCTCCTTCCTTCCACCATGAACAACAACGGCACAGCAGTCGGCACGGTAACCACTTCGGCACCCACCCATCTCACCATCCCTCTCAACAATCTTCTTAAGACGGTGCCGATGCTCAACCTAGAGGCAGCAGGTCAGCTTGCTAAATCCACCTACGCCACCAAGATACGTGCATCTGCAGCCAACTCTTCCAAGAAGTTCACCCCGTACTGA